CGTCACATCGTCGAATGGGGGCTGGTCGCCGGTATGCGCGGCAAGATCGCTCAGGATCGACTGGACGATCTCCTCGGCGGAGCGGTCGCGATACTTCCGCACCACATCGATCAGCCGTCCCACGCCGTACTCCTGCTCGGCGCTATTGATCGCCTCGGTCACGCCGTCGGTATAGCAGACCAGCACATCGTCCATGCCGACCACCGCCTGCGACTCGCGATAGTGCATCTCTTCGATCACGCCCAGCGCGATGCCGCTGGTGCCGAGCGTATCGATCGTGCTGTTGTTTCGCAGCAGCATCGGCGGATTATGGCCCGCGTTGGTAAAGCGCAGCACGCCCGTGGCCGGATCGAGCAGGCCATAGAAGAGCGTCACAAACATGCCCGATTGCGAGTCGCGCGAGATCCAGCGGTTGGCGCGCTCGACCGCCTTGGCGGGCTCCGAGCCGTCGAGCGACGCTGCGCGCATCAGCGAGCGCGACAGCGCCATGAACAGCGCGGCGGGCACGCCCTTATCCGACACATCGGCGATCACAAAGCCAAACGCAAGCGGCGTCGTGGTGGATGCTGCGACACTCGGCGGATTGGGCTGCGCCGCCGTCACCGGCAGCGCCAGCACTGTCGACGTATCGACATCCGGCGGCGTGGTCTTATGCTCCAGCACCCAGAAATCGTAGAAATCGCCGCCGACCGCGCGAGCAGCCCGGTAGGCCGACGCGACCTCCCAGCCCGGCAGCCGGGGCGCGGCGCTCGGCAGCAGCGCGGCCTGAATATCGCGCGCCACACGAATCTCCTGCGCCAGACGCTCCTGCTCCACGGCCTGCTGAGCCAGCAGCGCGCTCTCGATCGCGCTGGCCGCCTGGCTGGCAATGCCCATCGCGATCGTCATCTGGCGCGGCGTCCAGCGCTCGGCTCCGGTCGAGCGATCGAGCAGCAGCACGCCCAGCACCGCAGCGCGCGCCGTCAGCGGCAGCGCCAGCAGAAGCCCTGTCGGGCAGTGCGCCGTAATCTGCGGCAGTTTATCTGCGATCGTGTCGTCCTCGACCGCGACCGGCTGGGCCTCGTGGCGCACCTGATCCAGCAGCGGCGCTTCCTGCGACCTGATCGACTGATGGATCAGCGCGGCGCACATCGCCTCGTCCCAGCCGTATGATACCATCGGCACAAACGTATCTTCGGCGCGGCGATACAAAAAGATCGCGCAGCGGTCGCAGCCGATCAGCAGCGGCGGCAGGCGCACGATCGTCGCCAGCAGATCGTCGAGGCTGGAGGCGCGCGCGATATTTTCGGCGGTCTGGAGCAGCGCCGCCAGCGTCCACGCCTCCTCCTGCTGCTCGGTGTAGGCATTCGCCGACTGGATCGCGACCGCGATCTGATCGGCCAGCGTCAGGAACACAAACAGATCGTTATCGCTGAACGCGCCGATGGTATTGCTCTGCACGTCCAGCACGCCAATCAGGTCGTCGCCGACGAGCAGCGGCACGGCGAGCTCGGCCTTGGTGCCGGGCACGTCCAGCAGAAAGCGCGGCTCAAGCGAGACATCGTTGACAATGCGCGGATGGCGCGTCTCGGCCACATAGCCGACGATGCCCTCGCCGATCGCCAGCCGCTGGTTACGGCTGCTCCAGAACGACGAGTTATCGGCGGTCGAGGCGCGAAACAGCAGTTGATTGGTCGCGGGATCGCAGGTGAAGAGATGCACATGAAAGCAGCAGAACTCGTCGCGGATCAGGTGCACCACCAGCGGCAGCAGCTCGTCCAGATCGAGGATCATCGCCGCCTGCCGCCCGACCTTGCCGATCAGCTCAAGCTGCCCGATCCGCACCTGAAGCGAGTCGTAGGCGCGAGCCT
The sequence above is a segment of the Herpetosiphonaceae bacterium genome. Coding sequences within it:
- a CDS encoding SpoIIE family protein phosphatase; its protein translation is MSAKDERFNLPRSIATILRMRQRTLRELELLNEVSRAIIRSALDVDALCDLVYHEASKILDTRWFHLALFEGTHYTLKVRVIDGKRLPPLTVDLSDNEGLMGWVRRTGKALLVEDFELELPQLPARPRYQSEHPPRSGIYVPLLAGDTVLGTISVQSERTNAFDSNDMRLLSLIADSAAAAIAKARAYDSLQVRIGQLELIGKVGRQAAMILDLDELLPLVVHLIRDEFCCFHVHLFTCDPATNQLLFRASTADNSSFWSSRNQRLAIGEGIVGYVAETRHPRIVNDVSLEPRFLLDVPGTKAELAVPLLVGDDLIGVLDVQSNTIGAFSDNDLFVFLTLADQIAVAIQSANAYTEQQEEAWTLAALLQTAENIARASSLDDLLATIVRLPPLLIGCDRCAIFLYRRAEDTFVPMVSYGWDEAMCAALIHQSIRSQEAPLLDQVRHEAQPVAVEDDTIADKLPQITAHCPTGLLLALPLTARAAVLGVLLLDRSTGAERWTPRQMTIAMGIASQAASAIESALLAQQAVEQERLAQEIRVARDIQAALLPSAAPRLPGWEVASAYRAARAVGGDFYDFWVLEHKTTPPDVDTSTVLALPVTAAQPNPPSVAASTTTPLAFGFVIADVSDKGVPAALFMALSRSLMRAASLDGSEPAKAVERANRWISRDSQSGMFVTLFYGLLDPATGVLRFTNAGHNPPMLLRNNSTIDTLGTSGIALGVIEEMHYRESQAVVGMDDVLVCYTDGVTEAINSAEQEYGVGRLIDVVRKYRDRSAEEIVQSILSDLAAHTGDQPPFDDVTLVVIKRLVG